From a single bacterium genomic region:
- a CDS encoding cupin domain-containing protein: MNLEVKIEKLTQEQLKSLNVESWSPWECEPETFDWQYSCDESAYVLEGKVKIDTPTGTVEINKGDLVHFPKGLKCTWHVIDKIRKVYTFK, from the coding sequence ATGAATCTTGAGGTTAAAATTGAAAAACTAACTCAAGAACAACTAAAATCATTAAATGTGGAGAGCTGGAGTCCATGGGAATGTGAACCAGAGACATTTGATTGGCAATATTCATGCGACGAAAGTGCTTATGTTTTAGAAGGCAAGGTGAAAATTGATACCCCAACAGGCACAGTTGAGATTAACAAGGGGGACTTAGTCCATTTCCCCAAAGGACTAAAATGCACCTGGCATGTGATTGATAAGATTCGGAAGGTGTATACCTTTAAATAA